From the Capnocytophaga sp. oral taxon 878 genome, the window CTATTATAAATTGAAATGAAAAGACTTATTGTATCGACACTAATGCTGTGGACTGTTATGGCCTGCAACAATACTCCGAAGGAGATACCTGTGGCTGATGATGCTTTGGCTAATACTGAAATGGCTGAAGCCCAACGCGACAAAAGTAAAGATGCTAATCCGTTTGGGGATGGGCAACTTAGTACTAACCATACGCCACAAGTACAACCGGCAGGGGTAACGCTTAACCCGCCTCATGGGCAGCCAGGACACCGTTGTGATATAGCTGTAGGGGCACCTCTTCCTAATGATAGTAATGTTATAGCGCAACTGCAAAACGAAACTCACCCAGTAGGTGCGGGAGAGGCTATGCCTGTGGTATCGAACGAAACCCAACAGATAGTACAGGTACAACAGACCCCCAGCTATGTAGGGGCCAAGGGAGAGAAACTAAACCCGCCTCACGGGCAGCCAGGACACCGTTGTGATATACCTGTAGGGGCACCTCTTAACAGCAAACCTACACAGCAAACTACTGCTACCCCTGCACAACCCCAAGTAGTGCAACAACAGGTAGTTATTGACCCTGAACAAGCACAACAACATACGGGCACTACGGAACCAGGTTTTTCGGGGAAACCTAACCCGCCACACGGACAACCAGGACACCGTTGCGATATTGCTGTAGGTGCTACATTACCATAAGAACACTAAAAACATCCTAATAACTGTATATGGAACTAATTAAATTACACGATAAGACTTTTGAGCCTTATATATCGGCGGAGCAACTTAATGAAATTGCTGCGCGTATGGCTGCAGAGGTGTATCAAGATTTGAGTGAATCACGTCCGCTTTTTGTCGTGGTTCTTAATGGCTCGTTTATGTTTGCGGCTGACTTTGTGAGACACTACAAAGGCGAATGCGAAATTAACTTTGTGCGTCTATCATCATATCAGGGCACAGAATCAACAGGGAAGGTACACCAGCTTATGGGATTACCTACCTCTGTAGAAGGGCGTGATGTAGTAATATTGGAAGATATTATTGATACGGGTAATACTTTGGAAGAAATCTACCGTATTTTTGCAGATAAGAAAGTAAAATCTTTCCGTATTGCTACCTTATTTTTCAAACCTGATGCCTACAAAAAAGATCTTAAAATAGATTATGTGGGTAAACCTATTCCTAACCGATTTATTGTGGGCTATGGCTTAGATTTTGATGAAATAGGGCGCAACCTACCTCAAGTATATCAATTAAACACTTCATTAACAATGACAAATTTAGTACTTTTCGGCAAACCAGGAGCTGGGAAAGGCACCCAAGCCGCTTTCTTGAAAGACAAATACAACTTAGTACACATTTCAACTGGAGATATCTTCCGTTATAACATTAAAAATGAAACGAAGCTAGGTAAACTTGCTCAATCATACATTGAAAAAGGAGACCTTGTGCCTGATGAGGTTACTATACAGATGCTACAAGCTGAAGTAGAAAAGAATCCTAATGCTGAAGGATTTATCTTTGATGGGTTCCCTCGTACTATTGCGCAAGCTGAGGCTCTTGATGCTTTCCTTGAAAGTAAAGGAATGCGCATTCATAGTACTTTGGCTTTGGAGGCTGATGACGAGGTACTGATTAAACGTATTGTAGAACGTGGCAAGGTGAGTGGACGTGCTGATGACCAAGATGAGGAGAAAATACGTAACCGCTTTACTGAATACAACGAGAAAACAGCTCCGCTTATAGCTTATTATCAAGCGCAAGGTAAATACAGTCCTATTGATGGTATTGGTACCATTGAAGAGATTACTACACGCCTTTCACAAGCTATTGACACTATAAAAGCACAATAATGACCGAAGGTAATTTCACCGACTACGTTAAAATATACGCTGCCTCGGGCAAGGGAGGCGCAGGATCTATGCACTTACACCGCGAGAAGTTCGTCCCGAAGGGGGGACCTGATGGGGGCGATGGCGGTCGTGGAGGGCATATTATCTTGCGTGGCAATAAGCACTTATGGACTCTTATTCACTTTAAGTTTCAAAAACATTTTCAAGCAGAACATGGCGAAGCTGGTGGAGCTAACCGCAGTTTTGGCGCTAATGGTAAGGATATTACTCTTGAAGTGCCTTTGGGTACTATAGTTAAAGATGCTGAAACTGAGGAAACCCTCTTTGAGATAACTGAAGATGGGCAAGAGGTTATAGCCTTGAGAGGTGGTAAAGGAGGATTGGGGAACTGGCACTTTCGGACAGCTACGAACCAGACGCCTCGTTATGCGCAACCAGGATTGCCAGGTGAAGAGCGTGAGCTGTTACTGGAGCTAAAAGTGCTTGCTGATGTAGGTTTTGTAGGTTTTCCTAACGCTGGGAAATCAACCTTACTGTCGGTAATTACTTCTGCCAAACCGAAAATAGGTGATTACCCTTTCACTACTCTTAAGCCTAACTTAGGTATTGTTGAGAACCGTGATTACCAGTCGTTTGTGGTGGCTGATATACCTGGTATTATAGAGGGGGCTGCTGAGGGTAAAGGCTTGGGTCATTATTTTTTGAGGCATATTGAGCGTAACTCGGTGTTATTGTTCTTGATTCCTGCTGATAGTCCTGATATAGTGAATGAGTATCATATTTTGCTTAATGAGCTATCGGAATACAATCCTGAATTGCTTGATAAGGAGCGACTAATAGCTATTTCTAAGAGTGATATGCTTGATGAGGAGCTTACGGAGGCTATTGATAATGAACTAAAAAATAGCTTTACTGATATTCCTTACTTATTTATCTCTTCGGTTTCGGGGAAAGGTATTCAGCAACTTAAAGACAAGCTTTGGGCTATGATTCATTAAGTAGAAACTTAATAATATACAATTAAAAGGCTGCTAAGTGGAAACTTAGTAGCCTTTTTTGTATGCTTATAGAGGAGGGGATAGGGGAAAGGGGGGAGGAGTTAGGGGGTAGGAGATAGGGGATAGGGGGTGAGAAAAATGGGGAAAAAATGGAAAAAGAGTGAGAAAAATGCGGGGTTTGGGGGATTGGGTTGCGGATTATGCAAAGGGAGGGGTTGGGGGTGAAGGGTCTGATTATCAGGGAGGTAATGTTTATCCTTCGTTTATAGTTCGTTTATAGTTCGTTATAGGTTCGTTTAAAGTAGGTAAAAGATAAGAGATAAGAGGGAAGAGGGTGGGGATGTAATGGGTTGATTATTAGGGGAAAGGAGTTAGGAGATAGGGGATAGTGTGGGGGTGGGTGGTTTTTGCATTATTCGTAATGAAGGGGAGAGGGGGAGGGAGGTAGGGAAGAGGAGTTAGGAGATAGGGGATAGTGTGGGGGTGGGTGGGTTTTGCATTATTCGTAATGAAGGGGAGAGGGGGTGGGAGGTAGGGAAGAGGAAGAAAGGGGATAGATGTGGAGGGGGTAGGAGTTAGGAGATAGGGGATAGTGTGGTGAGGGGTGAGTGAATAGTAAAAAGTTTTTTTGTATATTTGCGGTCTGATTGAATTATTAAATATTATGCATACTGATAATTTTGATGTACTTGCTGGATTGATGGAGGCTCGTATTGCAGAAGTGAGAGATGAGAGGGAGAAAGAACTGCTTTTCTTTCCTGTACAGATAATACAACGCAAGAAGGATATTGAGGGATTGGCTAAGAATGCGCATATTGTGAAGTTGTACCAAGTGAAAGACGGTAATGATCTTTGGCAAAAAAAGGAGGAAATTGGGCGTATTTGTGAGCTTTTTGAGGCACGTGCGATGTTGAATCTGAATCCTAAGAGTTATAAAGATGTGGCTTTTGGGATGCTTAAAAAGCTGTCGGAACTGTTATCGCAGGAGGCGTACGCTGCGGTGGATAGGCTGTGGGGGTCGGCTATTAATACGGCAGGGATAGGGAGTAAAGCACTGAAGAAATATTGGATTATAGATGTGGATGAGGTGAGTGAGCCTGAGGTGATAATTGGCTGGGTACGAGAGCAGTTGGCAAAAGTAAGACCCTTGGGGGAGGAAAAGGTGGTGAGCATAGTGCCGTCTAAGAGTGGGGTGCATATCATTACTATTCCTTTTGATGTGAGTGAGGTGACTTTGGGAGATACTATGGAACTGAAAAAGGACTGTTTGACGAATTTGTGGATTGGTTAAATTAATAAATGAATTATAGTACGCCGTGGCTCATAGCTTAGTATAAAATGATTGGTTTTTATATAAAAAAGAACTCTATGAAAAATATATTCTTACCCCTTATAGTCCTAACATTTATTTTCAGCTTGCAAGCTCAGCAAACTGATTGGGAAAGATATGACCTGAAAGGAAAAGTAAAACAAGTAAAAGCCACTACTGCTTCCTATTCAGGAGGGTGTGAACATAGCAAAAAGTATATTGGATGGACGTGCATCAGTGAGTTTGACACTCAAGGAAATGTAGTGAAGAATACTTGGTATATTTGGCGTAATAAGCTCTCACAAGAGCACCTTTACTCCTATCAAGGAGAGAAAGTAACACTAACGATTCATCTTTACAAGGAAGATGAAATAACAAACACTAAAACCTATCACTACAAAAGAGGCGAAGAGGAACGTATAGAGAAAGAAATAGAATGTACTGAGGGGAGTGATGATATTCCTTACACAGCACGAGTCTGTACATTTACAGGTTTTTACAAAAATGGTATCTTGCGCTCTTCTCCTGCCACTACCTACGAGTATGATGACCACGGCAATTGGATTCACAAAAAGGATACTACCAATTCCCATTGCGTACGGCATTACACAAGGAGTATTGTCTATTATTAAAATATCTGTCTAAGAATGAAAAGAATCTTTTTTTTATTAGTCTTGTTAGGGTCTCTTGCTAAAAGCTATGCAGATCATATAGTAACTTTCTATGAAGACTTCAGCTTGAAAACAGAAGGTGAAAAAGTGTATTTAGTAAAGAAATATTATAGCAATCGCAATAAAATCGCGATTACTTCTTATGAAAAACATTTATTGCCTTTTGATAGTAAAGAGGCTCATATTGTTATGACAGATGTGGAGGATGAAAATGAATTAATCATTGCGAATGCCAATGATTACTATTTTGTGGAGTATTTTAGAGATTATACGAATTTGAAACAGTGTGTAAGAGCTGTCAAAATGTTTCCTACTAATAGTGTTACTCAAACTTTCAGGAATAATTGCTTTTATGTAAATGGTAAGTGGGTGAGGGTAGCTATGAAAGATGGTGAGCTTACTCCAATGCCTGATTTTCCCAAGCACCCTACTGTTATCGCTGAATTGGAACATACTACTTTGTTAAAAGATAAAAACTTTGTGTATGAGTATGATAACCGAACATATACTTTAAAAAAGATAGAGGGACTTAATGCTAAAACCGTACAATTTCAAAAAACCAATAGTTATGACAAAAATCTGTTATATGACGATAATACTTTTTATGTAATGGATTACAATGGGACTGATCTTATAGAAATCACTAAAGATCTGAGAACAAGAGGCTGTAAGAGAAAATTTACTGAGGCTACTTTTATCAGATACCGAAGTGAGGGGGAACTTTATGAACAGTATTTGTTGGATTTTAAAGATGGTAATTTGTGGAGTTGTGATAAATATGGTGACGATATATTTGTACTACCCTTTAAAAATGCTACTTATGTAAAAGCCCTTGAAATGGTAAAAACAAGCGAAGGATATTATATTTCATTGGGAGATGATGATCAACCTATTGATATGAGTGCTGTGCGAAATCTCAATAAATTACACAAGGTAAAGTATGCTTTTCATTACTTAAATAAGAGCTATGATTTGTATACTGATGGAGAGCAACAATATATTTGTCTGTATAATATTTCTCGGCATAGAATATTATACCCTCTACAGGTAGAAAAACGCGTTTGGGAAGCCTTCACCTCTAAACAAAAGTATTATCACTATGAAAAAACGTTAGGAGATGACTCAAGCACCACACAAATAGCTGTAGTAGACAACCAATTGGTAATATATAAAATTACCTCCCTATTTAGTAAAAAATATTTAGAAGCACATCATACACTCCCCATTGAGATTGTAAGAGAAATACCCCTTACATCAGAAGTGAAAGACCTAAAAATGTGTTATGCTACAAGAGATAAACTCATTATTGACAATATCATCATAGATAATATAGCTGATTTTGATACGCTTACTTTTGTAGGAGCTATTTACACTCATGAATATGGTTACAAGAGCTATTTCAAAGATAAAAACAGTGTGTATTCTTATAGTAGAAAGCTTCAAAAAATAACCAAGGAAAACTACGACCCTAAAACCTTTGATGAAGAAACAATGTGGAAACTTAGAGTTAAGTGACCCCAATAAAGAGCTTGTAGCTGACACCAAATTTGCTCATTTCCTAATTAAATACTACCTTTGCCCCATAATTGGCAAATCGGCAAATAAACAAATTGATAAATTAAGAATTATGCTTTATAATCACAAAGAAATAGAAGCCTTTTGGCAAGAATATTGGGCAAAACATCAAACTTTCAAAGCCCAAAATAACAGCACTAAACCTAAGTACTATGTCCTCGATATGTTCCCTTATCCTTCAGGAGCGGGCTTACACGTAGGGCACCCGCTGGGGTATATTGCCAGCGACATCGTGGCGCGTTACAAGCGTCATAAAGGATTTAATGTATTGCACCCCCAAGGATATGATAGTTTTGGTTTGCCAGCCGAGCAATACGCTATACAAACAGGTCAGCACCCTGCGGTTACTACCGCGCAGAACATTGCCCGCTACCGCGAACAGCTGGATAAAATAGGCTTTTCATTTGATTGGAGTCGGGAGGTAAAAACTTCCGACCCCGATTACTATCGTCATACCCAATGGATATTTATACAACTCTTCAACTCGTGGTATAACAACGCTACTGAGAAGGCAGAGCCTATCGAAACGCTTATCGCTCTCTTTGAAACAGAAGGCAATAGCAAGGTAAATGCTGCCTGTGACGATGATACCCCAACCTTCACTGCTGCCCAATGGCACGCAATGACAGCTGAAAGCAAACAACGTCATTTACTAAAATACCGACTTACCTACTTGGCAGAAACCGAAGTGAACTGGTGCCCTGCTTTAGGTACTGTTTTGGCTAATGACGAGATAGTAAATGGCGTGTCGGAGCGTGGCGGTCACCCTGTTATTCGCAAGAAGATGACCCAGTGGAGTATGCGCATTACCGCTTATGCTGAAAGACTTTTGCAAGGCTTGGATAGCATCGATTGGAGTGAGAGTATTAAGGAAAGTCAGAGGAATTGGATAGGAAAATCAGTAGGAGCCTCTATCGACTTTGTGCTCGCCTCCGGCGAGCACAAAGTCGAGGTCTTCACCACTCGCCCCGATACCCTCTTCGGTGTTACTTACCTTACCCTTGCCCCCGAACACCCCTTAGTATTGCAAATCACTACAGAGGAGCAACGTGCTGAGGTAGAGGCTTATATAGCAGCTACTGCCAAACGTTCAGAGCGCGACCGTATGGCGGATACCAAAACCGTATCGGGCGCTTTCACAGGGGCGTATGCCGTGCACCCACTTACTGGCAAGCAGCTTCCTATCTGGATAGGCGATTATGTATTGGCTAGCTATGGTACCGGTGCTGTAATGGCAGTTCCTGCGGGTGATGACCGCGATTATGCCTTTGCCAAACACTTCAAGGGAGCTAAAGGAATGCCTGAACCTATCAACATTTTTGATAAGGATATTTCGGGAGCAGCCTTTACCGATAAAGAGGGAATGACTTACCAAAACTCTGATATTCTCAATGGTTGTACTAACTTTGGTGAGGCAGTTACTAAAGTGTTGGCAGCCTTAGAAGCCAAAGGAGCTGGCACAGCCAAAGTGAATTATCGTCTCCGCGATGCTGTCTTCTCACGTCAGCGTTATTGGGGCGAACCTTTCCCAACATACTATGAAAACGGCTTGCCACAGATGATTGAGGAGGCTTATTTGCCTATTCATCTGCCTGAAGTAGAGAAATACCTCCCTACAGAAGAGGGTAATCCGCCGTTGGGCAATGCTAGCGTTTGGGCGTGGGATACTGCAAACCACAAGGTAGTAAGCAATGAGCTTATTGATAATCAAACAGTATTCCCATTGGAACTGAACACTATGCCAGGTTGGGCGGGCTCTTCTTGGTATTGGTTAGAGTATATGATGGAAAAAGATGCACGTGCAACCTTCCCTACCAAAGCCGTAGTAGACTACTGGCAAAACGTAGACCTCTACGTAGGGGGTAGCGAACACGCCACAGGGCACCTCTTGTATTCACGTTTTTGGAATAAGTTCCTTAAGGATAGAGGCTTTGCCCCTACTGAAGAACCATTTAAAAAGCTGATTAATCAGGGGATGATATTAGGAATGAGTGCCTTTGCTTACCGAGTGTTATGGGAAGTGAAAGATGAGCAAGGTAATGAAGTGAATTTAGTTGAAGTAAAAGAGCTTTCATCTAATAACTTTCCTCCTATATTTGTTTCAAAGAAATTCAAGGATGATAAGTTGGCGATTGTTTTATTAGAGAAGATTTTCCCTAAATATCCTCAATGGGTGGAGTTTATGAAAAAACTCTCAGGAAAAATAATTAATACTATTATCCAACCTATTCACGTAGATGTTTCTCTGTTAAAAGATACTTCTGATGAATTAGATATTGAGAAATTCAAAGTGTGGCGTAAAGAATTTGCTAATGCAGAGTTTATTTTAGAAGAAGACGGCAAGTATATCACAGGGCGCGAAGTAGAAAAGATGTCGAAATCTAAATACAATGTGGTAAACCCTGATGATATTTGTGAGCAGTACGGAGCTGATACCTTGCGCCTCTACGAAATGTTCTTAGGACCTTTGGAACAAGCCAAACCTTGGAACACAGCAGGTATTTCGGGGGTATATAACTTCTTGCGCAAGCTATGGCGTTTGTATTTCAATGATAATGGCTGGCAAGTAACTGACGAAGCCCCTACACCGGAAATGCTCAAAGCACTGCATAAAACCATCAAAAAGGTAAATGAAGATATAGAGAATTTCTCCTTTAATACCTCGGTGAGTCAGTTTATGATATGCGTGAATGAGTTATCCTCGCTAAAATGCCACCATAGAGACGTTTTGGCGCCTCTTGCGGTACTAGTAGCGCCCTTTGCTCCACATATCGCTGAAGAGCTCTGGAAAAGGCTCGGAAATACCGAAAGCGTAACTTATGCCCCTTACCCTGTTCACGAGGATAGGTATTTGCAAGAGGACAGCAAGGAGTATCCGGTATCGTTCAATGGGAAGGTACGCTTTAAACGCGCTTATGCTACCAGTATGACTCCTGCCGAGATAGAGCAAGCTATCCTTGCAGACCCTCAAACGGCAGAACAGCTACAAGGCAACACCCCTAAAAAGGTAATTGTAGTGCCTAATAGGATTATCAACGTAGTAATGTAATAAGATAAAAAGAGGCTTCACCCACTGTGGGTGAAGCCTCTTTTTTTTGTTGTTACTTCATTATTGAAAGTTTGAAAAACACTACTTCGGAGTGAATTAAAATAAAAAATATATATACAATGAATACCACAATCATTCTCATATTTGTACTTGTAATAGTTTCGGTATTTTTTATTGTGCAGTACAAGAGTAATTATGAAAAAGGCTTGTCCTACCATAGCCCTAGACTTCTGGCTCCTAAACGGCAAGAATATATTAATAAGGCAGAGCGATATATCAAAAAAGTGGGTATTATAATAGGCTTGTTTGCTAGTTTCCCATTAATGATTATGTGTGCTTTTTTGTTGGCTGAGGTGGGTGCTTCTGTTATTCTTCTTATTATAATTACTTTCATAGCAATAGAGTGTTTGGCTATTTATTTACTATATCGGCTTTTTAAAAGAAATGTAAAAAACCAGCGTGTACTTTTAGAGCAGATGAGTGATAGTGATTTTGAGCTATTGCTACGTATAAATAAAGAAATATACCTCTTTAAATACTTTCCTCCTTTTGTACTTTGTAAAGATAAACTGTATTTATTTACCTCCTTTACCGTTCGAGAGATTGACCCTACGAGCATAAAGGAAATAAGCTTTACTTATGTTAAGGGAGGGAATATGGTTGTACGTATTAACTTGGGGGAAAGGACTTCGATTACTATTTATAGGAATTTATATTCTATTTTGGAAGAGATTATTAAGAGGTATAATCCTGATGTTTTGATACAATCTTTAAATGGCTTATAAACTGAATAGGAATGAAGGGTACTATTATCTAATACTTAGATAAAAAAAATGGATATAGTTGATTTACTTGATTTTGCGCCTTTATTATTTATTCTTGGTATTGTTATATGTATGTACTTTATAATGGTGCGCAAGAGTGAATTTGAGGAGAGGCTGGCACTTTATAGGCGTAAGCACCAAGTGCAGGGAAAGCGGGCGGCTTATCTGAATGAGGCGCGGAAGTTTCGTAGGTGGGTTATGGGTATTATTATTGTGGTATTTGTAGCGCCTTCGTTAATTATTTTTGTATTGATGCTGCGAGAGACAGGGATAAGAACAGCGCTGAATGTGGTAGTTTTTAATGGGAAGGACTGGACAGAAGTAAGTATTTACCTAATAGTTTTTTTGGTGTATTGGCTTTTGCGGTACGTGTTAAAGCGCAACGAAAAAGCCTTGCAAATGCTGGTGGAGCAGATGAGTGATAGTGATTTTGACTTATTGCTAAAAGTAAAAGACTCTGTATCATTGGACAGCAAATACAGTCCGCCGTTTGTGTTGTGCAATCATCGGTTATATCTTTTTTCTTCTTTTGGCATTCGGGAGATTGACCCTGCCAAAATTACGGATATCAATTGCAATTGGGGTTGGGGAAGCAATAGGAAAAGTGTGTTTGTACGAATCAAATTGTTGAAAAAAACTATTGGGATTGTAATGTTAGAGAAGGCGTTTCCTTATTTTGAAAAGGTGGTTGAGAAATATACGAAACTAAAAATCTGATTTTATTTTGGAGAATAACATATTGGCTAAATAGAAAAAAATGAACGATACTATTATTATACCTTTGGACAAAAGGAAATTGCAAGTACAGCTAAGAGCTCTTGGTTTCTG encodes:
- the obgE gene encoding GTPase ObgE; this translates as MTEGNFTDYVKIYAASGKGGAGSMHLHREKFVPKGGPDGGDGGRGGHIILRGNKHLWTLIHFKFQKHFQAEHGEAGGANRSFGANGKDITLEVPLGTIVKDAETEETLFEITEDGQEVIALRGGKGGLGNWHFRTATNQTPRYAQPGLPGEERELLLELKVLADVGFVGFPNAGKSTLLSVITSAKPKIGDYPFTTLKPNLGIVENRDYQSFVVADIPGIIEGAAEGKGLGHYFLRHIERNSVLLFLIPADSPDIVNEYHILLNELSEYNPELLDKERLIAISKSDMLDEELTEAIDNELKNSFTDIPYLFISSVSGKGIQQLKDKLWAMIH
- a CDS encoding leucine--tRNA ligase gives rise to the protein MLYNHKEIEAFWQEYWAKHQTFKAQNNSTKPKYYVLDMFPYPSGAGLHVGHPLGYIASDIVARYKRHKGFNVLHPQGYDSFGLPAEQYAIQTGQHPAVTTAQNIARYREQLDKIGFSFDWSREVKTSDPDYYRHTQWIFIQLFNSWYNNATEKAEPIETLIALFETEGNSKVNAACDDDTPTFTAAQWHAMTAESKQRHLLKYRLTYLAETEVNWCPALGTVLANDEIVNGVSERGGHPVIRKKMTQWSMRITAYAERLLQGLDSIDWSESIKESQRNWIGKSVGASIDFVLASGEHKVEVFTTRPDTLFGVTYLTLAPEHPLVLQITTEEQRAEVEAYIAATAKRSERDRMADTKTVSGAFTGAYAVHPLTGKQLPIWIGDYVLASYGTGAVMAVPAGDDRDYAFAKHFKGAKGMPEPINIFDKDISGAAFTDKEGMTYQNSDILNGCTNFGEAVTKVLAALEAKGAGTAKVNYRLRDAVFSRQRYWGEPFPTYYENGLPQMIEEAYLPIHLPEVEKYLPTEEGNPPLGNASVWAWDTANHKVVSNELIDNQTVFPLELNTMPGWAGSSWYWLEYMMEKDARATFPTKAVVDYWQNVDLYVGGSEHATGHLLYSRFWNKFLKDRGFAPTEEPFKKLINQGMILGMSAFAYRVLWEVKDEQGNEVNLVEVKELSSNNFPPIFVSKKFKDDKLAIVLLEKIFPKYPQWVEFMKKLSGKIINTIIQPIHVDVSLLKDTSDELDIEKFKVWRKEFANAEFILEEDGKYITGREVEKMSKSKYNVVNPDDICEQYGADTLRLYEMFLGPLEQAKPWNTAGISGVYNFLRKLWRLYFNDNGWQVTDEAPTPEMLKALHKTIKKVNEDIENFSFNTSVSQFMICVNELSSLKCHHRDVLAPLAVLVAPFAPHIAEELWKRLGNTESVTYAPYPVHEDRYLQEDSKEYPVSFNGKVRFKRAYATSMTPAEIEQAILADPQTAEQLQGNTPKKVIVVPNRIINVVM
- a CDS encoding adenylate kinase, translated to MELIKLHDKTFEPYISAEQLNEIAARMAAEVYQDLSESRPLFVVVLNGSFMFAADFVRHYKGECEINFVRLSSYQGTESTGKVHQLMGLPTSVEGRDVVILEDIIDTGNTLEEIYRIFADKKVKSFRIATLFFKPDAYKKDLKIDYVGKPIPNRFIVGYGLDFDEIGRNLPQVYQLNTSLTMTNLVLFGKPGAGKGTQAAFLKDKYNLVHISTGDIFRYNIKNETKLGKLAQSYIEKGDLVPDEVTIQMLQAEVEKNPNAEGFIFDGFPRTIAQAEALDAFLESKGMRIHSTLALEADDEVLIKRIVERGKVSGRADDQDEEKIRNRFTEYNEKTAPLIAYYQAQGKYSPIDGIGTIEEITTRLSQAIDTIKAQ